In Flavobacterium sp. WV_118_3, one DNA window encodes the following:
- a CDS encoding deoxyguanosinetriphosphate triphosphohydrolase: MHWEQLLSLKRQGDTSKRLRKEQDDTRLGFEVDYDRIIFSSAFRSLQDKTQVIPLSKTDFVHTRLTHSLEVSVVGRSLGRLVGKKILEKYPYLKEVHGFHMNDFGTIVAAAALAHDIGNPPFGHSGEKAIGEYFKTGKGIKYKEQLADKEWQDLIDFEGNANGFSVLTGSRPGNEGGLRISYATLGAFMKYPKESLPKKPTSNIADKKFGFFQTDKVFFNDVAAELGLLSNKKGDAIGFERHPLAFLVEAADDICYTIIDFEDGINLGLVEEDFALEYLVKLVGHIMDRKKYNSLITKEDRISYLRALAISSLISDAVRVFLENEEAILQGKFHMALMDKSQYKAQMDDIIKISVKNIYQSNDVIEKEIMGYQVINTLLDKFCTAYNNKFEGTATNYDQLLLKLLPEKFVTEKMSLYERLMHICHFISMLTDGKALQIFNIIKG, from the coding sequence ATGCATTGGGAACAATTACTGTCGCTAAAAAGACAGGGCGATACAAGCAAACGTTTGCGTAAGGAACAGGATGATACCCGTTTGGGTTTTGAAGTAGATTACGATCGAATCATCTTTTCATCGGCTTTCCGGAGTTTACAGGATAAAACGCAGGTTATACCCTTGTCAAAAACCGATTTCGTACATACCCGACTTACGCATAGTTTGGAGGTTTCGGTCGTAGGGCGTTCGCTGGGACGTTTGGTGGGAAAAAAAATCCTCGAAAAATATCCCTATCTGAAAGAAGTGCACGGTTTTCATATGAACGATTTCGGAACCATAGTCGCAGCCGCGGCATTGGCGCACGATATCGGTAATCCACCTTTTGGACATTCGGGTGAAAAAGCAATTGGTGAATACTTTAAAACCGGAAAAGGAATAAAGTATAAAGAACAATTAGCAGATAAAGAATGGCAGGATCTGATCGATTTTGAAGGAAATGCCAATGGTTTTTCGGTGCTCACAGGTTCGCGTCCGGGTAACGAAGGTGGTTTGCGGATTTCATATGCGACCCTGGGTGCTTTTATGAAATACCCGAAAGAAAGTCTGCCGAAAAAACCAACGTCCAATATAGCGGATAAAAAATTTGGCTTTTTTCAGACGGATAAAGTGTTTTTTAATGATGTGGCGGCTGAGTTAGGGCTTCTTTCCAACAAAAAAGGTGATGCTATCGGTTTCGAAAGACATCCGCTGGCGTTTTTGGTCGAAGCGGCCGACGATATCTGCTATACCATTATCGATTTTGAAGATGGAATTAACCTCGGATTAGTCGAGGAGGATTTTGCATTGGAATACCTGGTGAAGCTGGTCGGTCATATTATGGATCGAAAGAAATACAATAGCCTGATTACGAAAGAAGATCGGATCAGTTATTTGAGGGCATTGGCTATTAGTAGTTTGATCAGCGATGCGGTTCGTGTGTTTCTCGAAAATGAAGAAGCGATTCTGCAAGGGAAATTTCACATGGCATTGATGGATAAAAGTCAGTATAAAGCGCAGATGGATGATATCATTAAAATCAGCGTAAAAAATATTTACCAGAGTAACGATGTGATCGAAAAAGAAATTATGGGGTATCAGGTGATCAATACGTTGCTGGATAAGTTTTGTACGGCTTATAACAATAAGTTTGAAGGAACGGCTACGAATTATGATCAATTGTTGTTGAAATTACTTCCGGAGAAATTTGTAACCGAAAAAATGAGCCTGTACGAACGACTTATGCATATCTGTCATTTTATATCTATGTTAACTGACGGTAAAGCCTTACAAATTTTTAACATAATTAAAGGATAA